Proteins encoded in a region of the Streptomyces sp. PCS3-D2 genome:
- a CDS encoding bifunctional riboflavin kinase/FAD synthetase, whose amino-acid sequence MQRWRGLEDIPQDWGRSVVTIGSYDGVHRGHQLIIGRAVAAARELGVPSVVVTFDPHPSEVVRPGSHPPILAPYDRRAELMAGLGVDALLILPFTAEFSQLSPADFIVKVLVDKLHALAVIEGPNFRFGHRAAGNVDFLRELGSTYDYRVEVVDLVERGEAGGGVPFSSTLARRLVAEGDMDGAAEVLGRPHRVEGVVVRGAQRGRELGYPTANVETQPHTAIPADGVYAGWLTADGERMPAAISVGTNVQFDATERTVEAYAIDRVGLDLYGKHVAVDFLAYVRGMAKFESLDGLLEAIADDVKRARVLTDAYDIKR is encoded by the coding sequence GTGCAGCGGTGGCGTGGCTTGGAGGACATCCCCCAGGACTGGGGACGCAGCGTCGTCACCATCGGCTCCTACGACGGCGTGCACCGGGGACATCAGCTGATCATCGGACGGGCCGTGGCCGCTGCGCGCGAGCTCGGCGTCCCGTCCGTCGTCGTCACCTTCGACCCGCACCCGAGCGAGGTCGTCCGCCCCGGCAGCCACCCGCCGATCCTGGCCCCCTACGACCGCCGCGCCGAGCTGATGGCCGGACTGGGCGTGGACGCGCTGCTGATCCTGCCGTTCACCGCGGAGTTCTCGCAGCTGTCCCCGGCCGACTTCATCGTGAAGGTGCTCGTCGACAAGCTGCACGCCCTGGCCGTGATCGAGGGCCCGAACTTCCGCTTCGGCCACCGGGCCGCAGGGAACGTCGACTTCCTGCGCGAGCTGGGTTCCACGTACGACTACCGGGTCGAGGTCGTCGACCTCGTGGAGCGCGGCGAGGCGGGCGGCGGCGTGCCCTTCTCGTCGACGCTGGCGCGCCGGCTGGTCGCCGAGGGCGACATGGACGGTGCGGCCGAGGTCCTGGGGCGTCCGCACCGGGTCGAGGGCGTGGTGGTGCGCGGAGCGCAGCGCGGGCGGGAACTCGGCTACCCGACGGCGAACGTGGAGACGCAGCCGCACACCGCGATCCCGGCGGACGGGGTCTACGCGGGCTGGCTGACGGCGGACGGCGAGCGGATGCCCGCGGCGATCTCGGTGGGGACGAACGTGCAGTTCGACGCGACCGAGCGGACGGTCGAGGCGTACGCGATCGACCGGGTCGGGTTGGACCTGTACGGAAAGCACGTGGCCGTCGACTTCCTCGCGTACGTGCGGGGGATGGCGAAGTTCGAGTCGCTGGACGGGCTGCTGGAGGCGATCGCCGACGACGTCAAGCGGGCACGGGTGCTGACCGACGCGTACGACATCAAGCGCTGA
- a CDS encoding SCO5717 family growth-regulating ATPase has translation MSGDRNERRGGTWDVPTDDQSDAEPEMTGEFTIDYTPPAWYTQSTGSAAPAQVPGLPEGSGFEPHRPSDLESPSTMRIAPPAPRTPSAGTGTPPPFPLPGTAEAPAPAAEPPYAAPEPITAPELPYATPAPAPAPAPVEAAPAPPAPAPDPYAAPAPAPAPVEAAPTPPAPPAPTPIAPAPAAPTPDPYAAAPAPAPAPAEAAPTPPAPPAPAPIAPAPVQAPAPEPYTDPAPVPAPVEATPPAPEPAAPFPAAAAGPAVADAAASVPEAPTPFPAFAAPAEEAAPEPADAVPAAFAAPAPPAPPAEAPPYPAPTPAPAPAAEPAIAAAPVEGESPFGAPPGELPPLPNAFAHQGGAYGFPPPAPAPQQPPQPQPQPDPRNAGQWPVGGPGQQPPQPQPHDPRYAAGPTGGGAPLGYTAAVELSSDRLLRNKQKPRSNNNGAGGGLFRFGGKAAEAERRRKLELIRTPVMSCYRIAVISLKGGVGKTTTTTALGATLATERQDKILAIDANPDAGTLGRRVRRETGATIRDLVQAIPYLNSYMDIRRFTSQAPSGLEIIANDVDPAVSTTFNDEDYRRVIETLGRQYPIILTDSGTGLLYSAMRGVLDLADQLIIISTPSVDGASSASTTLDWLSAHGYADLVSRSITVISGVRETAKMIKTEDIVQHFETRCRGVVVVPFDEHLAAGAEVDLDMMRPKTREAYFNLSALVAEDFLRAQQQAPQNHWGAPQQPQQPHPQQPQHHQPQPPPQPYGQPQGQPPYQQPAPQPGPYGQPYPQQPQPGQPWQQPPRDPRLG, from the coding sequence GTGAGCGGCGATCGGAACGAGAGGCGCGGCGGGACGTGGGACGTCCCGACGGACGATCAGTCCGACGCGGAGCCCGAGATGACGGGCGAGTTCACCATCGACTACACACCACCGGCCTGGTACACGCAGAGCACGGGGTCGGCCGCGCCCGCGCAGGTGCCGGGGCTCCCCGAGGGGAGCGGCTTCGAGCCGCACCGACCGTCGGACCTGGAGTCGCCCTCGACCATGCGGATCGCTCCGCCGGCGCCGCGGACACCGTCCGCCGGTACCGGTACGCCCCCGCCGTTCCCGCTCCCCGGCACGGCCGAGGCTCCGGCACCGGCCGCGGAGCCGCCGTACGCGGCTCCCGAGCCGATCACGGCCCCCGAGCTTCCGTACGCGACACCCGCACCGGCACCGGCACCGGCGCCCGTCGAGGCAGCGCCCGCGCCCCCCGCTCCGGCCCCGGACCCGTACGCCGCACCCGCACCCGCACCGGCGCCCGTCGAGGCAGCCCCCACCCCGCCCGCGCCCCCCGCTCCGACCCCGATCGCTCCGGCACCGGCCGCTCCGACCCCGGACCCGTACGCCGCCGCACCCGCACCAGCACCGGCCCCCGCCGAGGCAGCGCCCACGCCGCCCGCGCCCCCCGCTCCGGCCCCGATCGCTCCGGCACCGGTACAGGCCCCCGCGCCCGAGCCGTACACGGACCCGGCACCAGTTCCGGCCCCCGTGGAGGCGACTCCTCCGGCGCCCGAGCCCGCGGCGCCGTTCCCGGCGGCCGCGGCCGGGCCCGCCGTGGCAGACGCCGCTGCCTCGGTCCCCGAGGCCCCGACTCCCTTCCCTGCGTTCGCGGCCCCGGCCGAGGAGGCCGCCCCGGAGCCGGCCGATGCCGTGCCCGCGGCGTTCGCGGCCCCTGCTCCGCCGGCGCCTCCGGCCGAGGCCCCGCCGTACCCCGCGCCCACGCCCGCGCCCGCGCCCGCCGCGGAGCCGGCCATCGCCGCTGCCCCGGTCGAGGGGGAGAGCCCCTTCGGCGCTCCGCCCGGTGAACTGCCCCCGCTGCCGAACGCGTTCGCGCACCAGGGCGGCGCCTACGGCTTCCCGCCGCCAGCGCCCGCGCCGCAGCAGCCCCCGCAGCCCCAGCCCCAGCCCGATCCCCGTAACGCCGGTCAGTGGCCCGTCGGCGGCCCGGGCCAGCAGCCGCCGCAGCCCCAGCCGCACGACCCGCGGTACGCGGCCGGCCCCACCGGCGGCGGCGCGCCGCTCGGCTACACCGCCGCCGTCGAGCTGTCCTCGGACCGGCTGCTGCGCAACAAGCAGAAGCCCAGGAGCAACAACAACGGCGCGGGCGGCGGCCTGTTCCGCTTCGGTGGCAAGGCGGCCGAAGCGGAGCGCCGCCGCAAGCTGGAGCTGATCCGCACCCCGGTCATGTCCTGCTACCGCATCGCCGTCATCAGCCTCAAGGGCGGCGTCGGCAAGACCACGACCACCACCGCCCTCGGCGCCACCCTCGCCACCGAGCGCCAGGACAAGATCCTGGCCATCGACGCGAACCCCGACGCCGGCACGCTCGGCCGCCGTGTCCGGCGCGAGACCGGCGCGACGATCCGGGACCTGGTCCAGGCGATCCCGTACCTGAACTCGTACATGGACATTCGCCGCTTCACCTCGCAGGCGCCCTCCGGCCTGGAGATCATCGCCAACGACGTGGACCCGGCGGTCTCCACGACCTTCAACGACGAGGACTACCGCCGTGTCATCGAGACGCTGGGGCGGCAGTACCCGATCATCCTGACCGATTCGGGCACCGGTCTCCTCTACTCCGCCATGCGCGGCGTCCTGGACCTGGCCGACCAGCTGATCATCATCTCGACCCCGTCCGTGGACGGCGCCAGCAGTGCCAGCACCACCCTCGACTGGCTCTCCGCCCACGGGTACGCGGACCTCGTCTCCCGTTCCATCACCGTCATCTCCGGCGTCCGCGAGACCGCCAAGATGATCAAGACCGAGGACATCGTGCAGCACTTCGAGACCCGCTGCCGAGGTGTCGTCGTGGTGCCGTTCGACGAACACCTCGCGGCCGGCGCCGAGGTCGATCTCGACATGATGCGACCCAAGACCCGTGAGGCGTACTTCAACCTGTCCGCCCTGGTGGCCGAGGACTTCCTGCGGGCCCAGCAGCAGGCGCCGCAGAACCACTGGGGGGCGCCGCAGCAGCCCCAGCAGCCCCACCCCCAGCAGCCGCAGCACCACCAGCCGCAGCCGCCGCCCCAGCCGTACGGACAGCCCCAGGGCCAGCCCCCGTACCAGCAGCCGGCCCCGCAGCCGGGGCCCTACGGCCAGCCGTACCCGCAGCAGCCGCAGCCCGGCCAGCCCTGGCAGCAGCCGCCGCGCGACCCGCGCCTGGGCTGA
- the eccE gene encoding type VII secretion protein EccE, producing MATATEPQTGAPAPARGGVAPHPRSSPGRFGPFRLQQLVLLQLAAAALLVAWVVDPLLLVPAGVLALALVVLAVVRRHQRSLPEWIGGVLALRARRRRAAASTVPAGTEPGLAPLVEADPALRTLTFSDRDRRPVGMVGDGTFLTAVVQVDTDATALRPERAARPLPLGAVRDVLEVDGIRLESAQLVQHTQPAPAPHLPAQSMAARNYAPLQARTGTPAVRLTWIALKLDPELCPEAVAARGGGLAGAQRCVARVADQLASRLAGAGFKATVLTEQELTAALATSSCANPMAITQAGRSASTGRRTEETSRTWRCDDRRHTTYWIGRWPQLGGAGAAALPQFVALLTSMPALATNFSLTMAAAERQGVTLTGHVRVTGRSDEELVAARRELERTARGVKTGLVRLDREQVPGLLASLPLGGAR from the coding sequence ATGGCCACGGCGACGGAGCCGCAGACCGGCGCGCCCGCACCCGCACGAGGTGGGGTGGCACCGCACCCTCGGTCGAGCCCCGGCCGGTTCGGCCCGTTCCGACTGCAACAACTCGTACTGCTCCAGCTCGCGGCGGCCGCGCTGCTCGTGGCGTGGGTGGTCGACCCCCTGCTCCTGGTGCCGGCCGGTGTGCTGGCGCTGGCGCTGGTGGTCCTCGCGGTCGTACGCCGCCACCAGCGCTCCCTGCCGGAGTGGATCGGCGGTGTGCTCGCCCTGCGGGCCCGGCGCCGCCGGGCCGCGGCCTCCACCGTGCCCGCGGGCACCGAGCCGGGGCTGGCCCCACTGGTGGAAGCCGATCCGGCGCTGCGCACGCTGACCTTCAGCGATCGCGACCGGCGGCCCGTCGGCATGGTCGGCGACGGCACCTTCCTGACCGCGGTGGTCCAGGTGGACACCGACGCCACCGCGCTCCGGCCCGAGCGGGCGGCACGACCGCTGCCGCTCGGTGCCGTACGGGACGTCCTCGAAGTGGACGGCATCCGACTGGAGTCCGCCCAACTGGTGCAGCACACCCAGCCGGCACCGGCCCCTCACCTGCCGGCGCAGTCGATGGCCGCGCGCAACTACGCCCCACTGCAGGCCCGCACGGGCACCCCGGCGGTGCGGCTGACCTGGATCGCGCTCAAGCTCGACCCGGAGCTGTGCCCCGAGGCGGTCGCCGCCCGCGGCGGCGGACTGGCCGGCGCGCAGCGGTGTGTGGCGCGGGTGGCGGACCAGCTGGCGAGCCGGCTGGCCGGGGCCGGGTTCAAGGCCACCGTCCTGACCGAGCAGGAGCTGACGGCAGCTCTGGCCACGTCTTCGTGCGCGAACCCGATGGCGATCACCCAGGCCGGGCGCTCCGCCAGCACCGGGCGGCGCACCGAGGAGACCTCGCGGACCTGGCGCTGCGACGACCGCCGGCACACCACCTACTGGATCGGCCGCTGGCCCCAGTTGGGCGGCGCCGGGGCGGCGGCGCTACCGCAGTTCGTGGCACTGCTCACGTCCATGCCCGCGCTCGCCACGAACTTCAGCCTGACGATGGCCGCTGCGGAGCGGCAGGGCGTGACGCTGACCGGACACGTACGGGTGACAGGGCGCAGCGACGAGGAACTGGTCGCTGCACGAAGGGAGTTGGAGAGGACGGCGCGGGGCGTGAAGACCGGGCTGGTGCGGCTCGACCGCGAACAGGTGCCGGGGCTGCTGGCTTCGCTGCCGCTGGGAGGCGCGCGATGA
- a CDS encoding trypsin-like peptidase domain-containing protein, with protein MAELVTICDPAGRERGSGFVADDRGTVVTSHEAVDGLSRVMVRASGRTWLADAADVTELPGVALALIRTDGLGVRPLPVAQREAIDPGTYVRVPAQGWRQARVLGGAQVTYPAAGGLRVYAVPPGAAVELAIGTDGRDALAQGGEACGAPVLDAVTGAVLAVLGTALRAEHRRGGFAVALRAAAGADPRGPLAALLERNAAVVPGRGADLNLAGALELTATTMRSALLPDPLVERPAIAAELEAFTTGDRRVLGLVGHPGTGRTTELAALAARRARGPRPAPTLWLRGADLHPDDTSLADAAARALTAASHVAAEGPVDRAPAAPEGDGPGARYERSRSGEWRSRAAPDPVGSTPGESGGRPVPGPRGSPPDGWHGRPVSGSGGTSANRWQPDSSRADTAGDGAGPAGPDTGGENGDPEGVAVRLAGVVARAGRTLLIVLDAPEEMPPGLAHRLGPWTEATDAWLSGTGARLVVAARPEYWERAGALHRPESLHVPARAARRLPPALLLGDLTTAEAETARARLGIPADAVGEADARHPLTLHLLAGIRAAEVTAGRPGRDEVFAAHLDLLCLRSAVRIAAAGTDAGGARVHGPGVRRLAARVAGRVHEAARRCLGPGRGQLDRASFEELFPWRTGWACAVLAEGLLEPAGSGYRFAHEELSDWIQACHLDVATALGTLVHGPARPGPAVPRHRIGPVLEALLRLPPDRLGEELTRLVRALGGCTDVPAGVRADVRTAVPADVPADGARDGDADRAWWADRLLRETLLRLPDAHPHLAVLHALAEHVARAGPGEYDGWFWNRLRLAEPVRLDLLRRLLPADPAEAVPGDRYLDAVARRLVRDPRRTQPLLCAWFADGRRLRGRPGATVATAAQALLHTHRHLAPDDLTEALVTAAHPRADELLAVLAEEEPSALCRAVDRWAHDERPSRRVAAAAYGLATAPHVRTPADRELLRRAARALLARPGDATLHGSALAVLLRDPQVRARYLPDALASFRDPEPGSRLPAAALVAALPVLPDQDAVLAALRDRADGEVLRSLAELNTPGLARRAAELVREHLARSPGDAPHAAAFVNRRLEQGPAAGPALRPLVLDLLRTAPAGVRAELAVVLGAPGGEHSHALRGDLAAVLLREEKDPRVLDAFLGAVAAGAAVRPEERTRELLRRTGRQLLGVPGGPAVFERRTVELALAQPAFGELVARWLAQAATEAAALLGPGARRAVETLGRAAADVT; from the coding sequence ATGGCGGAACTCGTCACGATCTGCGATCCGGCGGGGCGCGAACGGGGCAGCGGGTTCGTCGCGGACGACCGCGGGACGGTCGTCACCAGCCACGAGGCCGTCGACGGCCTGTCCCGGGTCATGGTGCGGGCCTCGGGGCGGACCTGGCTGGCCGACGCGGCCGACGTGACCGAACTGCCCGGCGTCGCCCTGGCCCTCATCCGCACGGACGGACTCGGGGTGCGGCCGCTGCCGGTGGCGCAGCGCGAGGCGATCGATCCGGGGACCTACGTACGGGTGCCGGCGCAAGGCTGGCGGCAGGCGCGGGTACTGGGCGGCGCGCAGGTCACCTACCCGGCGGCCGGCGGGCTGCGGGTGTACGCGGTGCCCCCCGGAGCGGCGGTGGAGCTGGCGATCGGCACCGACGGCCGCGACGCGCTCGCACAGGGCGGGGAGGCCTGCGGGGCGCCGGTCCTGGACGCCGTCACCGGGGCGGTGCTCGCGGTACTGGGCACCGCTCTGCGCGCGGAGCACCGCCGCGGAGGCTTCGCGGTGGCGCTGCGGGCCGCGGCCGGCGCCGACCCGCGGGGCCCGTTGGCCGCGCTGCTGGAACGCAACGCGGCGGTCGTGCCGGGCCGCGGCGCCGACCTGAACCTCGCCGGGGCGCTGGAACTGACCGCGACCACCATGCGCTCCGCTCTCCTGCCCGACCCGCTGGTGGAGCGGCCCGCCATTGCCGCCGAACTGGAGGCCTTCACGACGGGGGACCGCCGGGTGCTGGGCCTCGTCGGGCACCCCGGCACGGGCCGCACCACGGAGCTGGCGGCGCTGGCCGCCCGCCGGGCGCGCGGCCCCCGACCCGCACCCACGCTGTGGCTGCGCGGGGCGGACCTGCACCCCGACGACACCTCCCTGGCGGATGCGGCGGCACGCGCCCTCACGGCGGCGTCGCACGTCGCCGCCGAGGGTCCCGTCGACCGGGCCCCGGCCGCACCGGAGGGCGACGGCCCCGGGGCCCGGTACGAACGGTCCCGGTCGGGCGAGTGGCGCAGCCGGGCGGCGCCCGACCCGGTCGGGTCCACACCGGGCGAGTCCGGGGGCCGGCCGGTGCCCGGCCCCCGGGGATCCCCGCCCGACGGGTGGCACGGACGGCCGGTGTCCGGCTCCGGCGGGACCTCGGCCAACCGGTGGCAACCGGACTCCAGCCGCGCGGACACGGCGGGAGACGGCGCGGGTCCGGCGGGTCCGGACACCGGAGGGGAGAACGGGGACCCCGAGGGAGTCGCCGTGCGGCTCGCCGGGGTCGTCGCCCGCGCCGGTCGGACCCTGCTCATCGTGCTGGACGCGCCCGAGGAGATGCCGCCCGGGCTCGCCCACCGGCTCGGGCCGTGGACCGAGGCCACCGACGCGTGGCTGAGCGGAACCGGGGCCCGCCTGGTCGTCGCCGCCCGCCCCGAGTACTGGGAGCGGGCCGGCGCCCTCCACCGGCCCGAGTCGCTGCACGTCCCGGCCCGGGCGGCCCGCCGACTGCCGCCCGCCCTCCTTCTCGGCGACCTCACCACCGCCGAGGCGGAGACCGCCCGGGCCCGCCTCGGCATCCCCGCCGACGCCGTCGGCGAGGCCGACGCCCGGCATCCGCTCACCCTGCACCTACTCGCCGGGATTCGCGCCGCCGAGGTCACCGCGGGCCGCCCCGGCCGCGACGAGGTGTTCGCCGCCCACCTGGACCTGCTGTGCCTGCGCAGCGCGGTCCGCATCGCCGCCGCAGGCACCGACGCCGGGGGCGCCCGCGTGCACGGGCCCGGTGTCAGGAGGCTCGCCGCCCGCGTCGCCGGCCGTGTGCACGAAGCGGCCCGCCGCTGCCTGGGACCCGGGCGGGGGCAACTGGACCGCGCCTCCTTCGAGGAACTGTTCCCGTGGCGCACCGGCTGGGCCTGCGCCGTCCTCGCCGAGGGCCTGCTGGAGCCCGCCGGGTCCGGCTACCGCTTCGCCCACGAGGAACTGTCCGACTGGATCCAGGCCTGCCACCTCGACGTCGCCACAGCGCTCGGTACCCTCGTCCACGGCCCCGCCCGGCCCGGGCCGGCCGTGCCCCGGCACCGTATCGGGCCCGTCCTGGAAGCCCTGCTCCGCCTTCCCCCGGACCGGCTGGGCGAGGAACTCACCCGGCTGGTCCGTGCCCTGGGCGGCTGCACCGACGTCCCGGCCGGGGTCCGGGCCGACGTCCGGACGGCAGTCCCGGCCGACGTCCCGGCCGACGGCGCCCGCGACGGTGACGCCGACCGCGCCTGGTGGGCCGACCGGCTGCTGCGCGAGACCTTGCTGCGCCTCCCCGACGCGCACCCCCACCTCGCCGTTCTGCACGCCCTCGCCGAGCACGTGGCCCGGGCCGGCCCGGGCGAGTACGACGGCTGGTTCTGGAACCGGCTCCGGCTGGCCGAGCCGGTCCGTCTCGACCTGCTGCGCCGCCTGCTGCCCGCGGACCCCGCCGAGGCGGTCCCCGGCGACCGCTACCTCGACGCCGTGGCCCGCCGACTGGTCCGGGATCCCCGGCGGACCCAGCCGCTGCTCTGCGCCTGGTTCGCCGACGGCCGCCGGCTGCGCGGACGCCCGGGGGCCACCGTCGCCACCGCCGCGCAGGCCCTGCTGCACACCCACCGCCACCTCGCCCCGGACGACCTCACCGAAGCGCTCGTCACCGCCGCGCACCCGCGCGCCGACGAGTTGCTCGCCGTACTCGCCGAGGAGGAGCCCTCCGCGCTGTGCCGGGCGGTGGACCGCTGGGCACACGACGAACGGCCCTCGCGCAGGGTCGCCGCAGCCGCCTACGGCCTCGCCACCGCCCCGCACGTCCGCACCCCCGCCGACCGGGAGCTGCTGCGCCGCGCGGCCCGGGCGCTACTCGCCCGCCCCGGTGACGCCACCCTGCACGGCAGTGCGCTCGCCGTGCTGCTGCGCGACCCGCAGGTGCGGGCCCGCTACCTGCCCGACGCCCTCGCGTCGTTCCGCGACCCCGAGCCCGGCTCCCGGCTGCCCGCCGCCGCGCTGGTCGCGGCCCTGCCTGTGCTGCCGGACCAGGACGCGGTACTCGCCGCCCTGCGGGACCGCGCCGACGGCGAGGTGCTGCGGTCCCTGGCCGAGCTGAACACGCCGGGGCTGGCCCGGCGCGCGGCCGAGCTCGTGAGGGAGCACCTGGCCCGTAGCCCCGGGGACGCGCCGCACGCCGCGGCGTTCGTGAACCGGCGGCTGGAGCAGGGGCCTGCAGCCGGCCCCGCGCTGCGCCCGCTCGTGCTGGACCTGCTGCGGACCGCGCCGGCCGGGGTGCGCGCGGAGCTCGCCGTCGTGCTGGGCGCGCCGGGCGGGGAGCACTCGCACGCGCTGCGCGGCGATCTGGCCGCCGTACTGCTGCGGGAGGAGAAGGACCCGCGGGTGCTGGACGCCTTCCTCGGTGCGGTCGCGGCCGGTGCCGCGGTACGCCCGGAGGAACGCACGCGGGAACTGCTGCGGCGCACCGGGCGGCAGCTGCTGGGGGTTCCCGGCGGTCCGGCCGTCTTCGAGCGGCGCACGGTGGAGCTGGCCCTGGCCCAGCCGGCCTTCGGGGAGCTCGTGGCCCGCTGGCTGGCCCAGGCGGCCACGGAGGCGGCGGCCCTGCTGGGGCCCGGTGCCCGGCGGGCGGTGGAGACGCTCGGCCGGGCCGCCGCGGATGTGACATGA
- the truB gene encoding tRNA pseudouridine(55) synthase TruB: protein MSTNAGKTPGGPSRPEAGGGLVIVDKPAGFTSHDVVAKMRGIAKTRRVGHAGTLDPMATGVLVLGVEKATKLLGHLALTEKEYVGTIRLGQNTLTDDAEGEITTSTDATGVTRDAVDAGVAKLSGEIMQVPSKVSAIKIKGVRSYKRARDGEDFEIPARPVTISSFQVYDMREAEAEDGTKVVDLVVSVVCSSGTYIRALARDLGADLGVGGHLTALRRTRVGPYKLDRARTLDQLQEELTVMPIGEAAAAAFPRWDLDTRRASLLANGVRIDMPEEYGDGRTVAVFGPQGQLLGLVESKNGKAKSLAVFV, encoded by the coding sequence ATGAGCACCAATGCAGGGAAGACGCCTGGCGGTCCCTCCCGGCCCGAGGCCGGGGGCGGACTCGTCATCGTCGACAAGCCCGCAGGCTTCACCTCGCACGACGTGGTCGCCAAGATGCGCGGGATCGCCAAGACCCGCCGCGTCGGCCACGCCGGCACCCTCGACCCGATGGCGACCGGCGTCCTGGTCCTCGGAGTGGAGAAGGCCACCAAGCTCCTCGGCCACCTCGCGCTCACGGAGAAGGAGTACGTCGGCACCATCCGCCTGGGACAGAACACCCTGACGGACGACGCCGAGGGCGAGATCACCACCTCCACGGACGCCACCGGGGTCACCCGGGACGCCGTGGACGCGGGCGTCGCCAAGCTCTCGGGCGAGATCATGCAGGTCCCGTCCAAGGTCAGCGCCATCAAGATCAAGGGCGTACGCTCCTACAAGCGCGCCCGCGACGGCGAGGACTTCGAGATCCCGGCCAGGCCGGTGACCATCTCGTCGTTCCAGGTGTACGACATGCGGGAGGCGGAGGCCGAGGACGGCACCAAGGTCGTCGACCTCGTCGTCTCCGTGGTCTGCTCCAGCGGGACGTACATCCGGGCCCTCGCCCGCGACCTCGGCGCCGACCTCGGCGTCGGCGGACACCTGACCGCGCTGCGCCGCACGCGGGTGGGCCCGTACAAGCTCGACCGCGCCCGGACCCTGGACCAGCTCCAGGAGGAGCTGACCGTCATGCCGATCGGGGAGGCGGCCGCGGCGGCCTTCCCGCGCTGGGACCTGGACACCCGGCGGGCGTCGCTGCTCGCCAACGGCGTGCGGATCGACATGCCGGAGGAGTACGGGGACGGCCGTACCGTCGCGGTCTTCGGACCGCAGGGGCAGCTCCTCGGGCTCGTCGAGAGCAAGAACGGGAAGGCGAAGTCCCTCGCGGTCTTCGTCTGA
- the eccB gene encoding type VII secretion protein EccB, translated as MASRRDELNAYTFAKRRTVAAFLQPSATGTEEGAPRPLRAVLPGMIVGALVLAGFGAWGMFKPTAPKGWDEPGTRVIVGKDSTTRYVVLTTKVDGKDQTRLHPVLNLASARLLLDPQKFKVVQVEDKVLDAGTPPRGPIIGIPYAPDRLPSKSEAGKAKRWAVCQQPGGNGRGVQTATFVLADREASVTDDARRLADTQSLYVESTGPGKERYLVDASGTKYRFPEGGPAAGTMTNALVGTGATPQQVTPEWLGTLNSGADLAFPPLPGRAGAAADVKGLTTADNKVGMVLKAQTGSGAQHYVVLPGKVAPVSDFVAWLLISAPATDGLNMHGKAREVDLQSLDPDATPFAGDVRWPQAKTERINRTTPSAGTRTSGSNNRDTVCNVLRSVDGQGNQTLSTWAGTSYPVDITASGTSAYVTPGTGLLYTQVQGKQTTAGGSLFLVTDTGLRYAVQANGDSDAEQSGIGAPDQSTAGGDGRPEASQAQVRLGYGGVTPAMVPIAWSEFLSKGPRLDTNSARQPQGS; from the coding sequence ATGGCATCACGACGCGATGAGCTCAACGCGTACACCTTTGCGAAGCGGCGGACGGTGGCCGCGTTCCTCCAGCCCTCCGCCACGGGTACCGAGGAGGGAGCCCCCCGTCCCCTGCGCGCGGTCCTGCCGGGGATGATCGTCGGAGCCCTCGTGCTCGCCGGGTTCGGCGCCTGGGGCATGTTCAAGCCGACCGCCCCCAAGGGCTGGGACGAGCCCGGAACGAGGGTCATCGTCGGCAAGGACTCCACGACCCGGTACGTGGTCTTGACGACGAAGGTGGACGGCAAGGACCAGACCCGCCTGCACCCGGTGCTGAACCTGGCCTCGGCCCGACTCCTGCTGGACCCGCAGAAGTTCAAGGTGGTCCAGGTCGAGGACAAGGTCCTGGACGCAGGCACGCCGCCACGCGGCCCCATCATCGGCATCCCGTACGCCCCCGACCGGCTCCCCTCCAAGTCCGAGGCCGGCAAGGCCAAGCGCTGGGCCGTCTGCCAGCAGCCCGGCGGGAACGGCCGCGGCGTCCAGACCGCCACCTTCGTCCTCGCGGACCGCGAGGCGTCCGTGACGGACGACGCGCGCAGGCTCGCGGACACCCAGTCGCTGTACGTGGAGAGCACCGGCCCCGGCAAGGAGCGGTACCTGGTCGACGCGAGCGGGACCAAGTACAGGTTCCCCGAGGGCGGCCCGGCCGCCGGCACCATGACCAACGCCCTGGTCGGCACCGGAGCCACCCCGCAGCAGGTGACCCCCGAATGGCTCGGCACCCTCAACTCCGGTGCCGACCTGGCCTTCCCGCCCCTGCCCGGCAGGGCGGGAGCCGCCGCCGACGTCAAGGGTCTGACCACCGCCGACAACAAGGTCGGCATGGTGCTCAAGGCCCAGACCGGCTCCGGCGCCCAGCACTATGTGGTCCTGCCCGGCAAGGTCGCGCCGGTCTCCGACTTCGTCGCCTGGCTGCTGATCTCGGCGCCGGCGACCGACGGCCTCAACATGCACGGCAAGGCCCGCGAGGTCGACCTCCAGTCCCTCGACCCGGATGCCACCCCGTTCGCCGGCGACGTCAGGTGGCCGCAGGCGAAGACCGAGCGGATCAACCGGACGACGCCGTCCGCAGGCACCCGGACGAGCGGGTCCAACAACCGCGACACCGTCTGCAACGTCCTGCGCTCGGTCGACGGCCAGGGCAACCAGACCCTGAGTACTTGGGCCGGCACCAGCTACCCCGTCGACATCACGGCCAGCGGCACGAGCGCGTACGTCACCCCCGGCACGGGCCTGCTCTACACCCAGGTGCAGGGCAAGCAGACCACGGCCGGCGGCTCCCTCTTCCTGGTCACCGACACCGGCCTGCGGTACGCCGTCCAGGCCAACGGCGACAGCGACGCCGAGCAGTCCGGGATCGGCGCCCCCGACCAGTCCACGGCGGGCGGGGACGGTCGCCCCGAGGCCAGCCAGGCACAGGTCAGGCTGGGCTACGGCGGTGTCACCCCGGCCATGGTGCCCATCGCCTGGTCGGAGTTCCTCTCCAAGGGGCCCCGGCTCGACACCAACTCCGCTCGCCAGCCCCAGGGTTCGTGA